DNA from Candidatus Equadaptatus faecalis:
ATACCTTGCCGAGCAGTTTGACCAGCTGCTTTACAAATACCCTATGGTAAAATTCCTTGAAAACCCGATATACAACGAAGCAAACTACATATCCTCAGTACTTGTGGCACGCTATCTGCTCAGCAACGCCTACGTATCGGAATCAGACCTTCTTGTACACAACCCTGAAATCATAAAGAAATACAACTACTGCTCAAACTTCCTGGGATTCAAAGTTGACCGTTCGGACGACTGGTGCTTTGACGTCAAAAACGGAATTATCACGGAAGAAAAAATGGGAGGAACAGACTGTTATCAAATGGTAGGCATATCCTACTGGGACGAAGCGGACGGAAAGAAACTTGCCGGTCACGTCAAAGAAGCATTTGAACAGCCGGGTGGCAAAGAACTTGCGTGGGAATTTGTCCCGATGCGTGTATTCAAAAAAGAATATCAGGTAGAACTCAGAGAATGTAAGGCATCAGATATTCAGGAAATAGACACGTTCAGGGAGCTAAAAGCGGTAGATAAAACGTATGACATATAAAAAAAGCATAGGATATACCCCAAAGGGCACGCGCGAAATATGAACCAAAAGAACCAAACGGCTGTGAAACAGTATCTTTAAGGAAAAGAAGTGAATACGTATGGAGAAAAATGCTGAATTAAGAAAACACTTAAGCCCGATGCACGTATGGGCAATAGCTTTTGGCTGCATAATAGGCTGGGGCTCGTTTATTAACCCGGGCAAAAAATTCCTTCCAAACTCAGGTGTTGCCGGAACGGCAATAGCCATGATTTTGGGCGCTCTTGTTATGGTTATACTCTCTTTCAGTTATGCCTACATGGTACCCAAATATCCGAAAGCCGGAGGCGAATATACGTTTGCCAAAATGTGCTTCGGCAAACTTGCAGCCTATGTCTGCGGCTGGTTCCTCGTAGCGGCGTATCTTACAAACGTTCCCATGAACTCAACGGCAATAGGGCTTATCGTTGACGGGCTTGACGGAAGCGCCGACATACTCAAATTCGGCTTTCATTACACCATAGCAGGTTTCAGTGTCTATATGGGCGAAATGCTTTTTGCTATGGCGATACTCATATTCTTCGGCTACATGAACGTACTCGGAGTAAAAAAAGCCGGTTTCATACAGAGTATTCTTTCCTCACTGCTTGCTGTTTCTGTTTTTTTCCTAGTCATTGCCGCGCTTGTCAGCAGCAAAGCAAAAGGAATCAACATGGTGCCGATCTGGGGCTTTGACAAAGCGGCGGCGATGTCCGCAAACGCAACGATGGCAAATATAAACGAATTTGCGCACACAGGAACGAGAGGCATACTTTCCGCTATACTTGCTACCTTTGCAATAGCGCCGTGGGCATACGTCGGATTTGAAACTATTCCGCAGGCAGCGGAGGAATTCAATTTCCCGTTTAAAAAAGTTATTTTCATAATGATAATAGCAATAGCCTTTGGCTGCTTTGTGTACACGGCTAACAACACCGTAGCGGCGGCTGTGCTTCAGAACTGGCCGGAAAGAGTTATGGCAGGAGAATGGGTACTGCTGATAGCAGGAGAAGAACTGCTCGGCAGCTTCGGCAAGGTTCTTATAGGCGTTGCGGTATCCTGCGCTGTGCTTTCGGGAATAATGGGCTTTTATCTTGCCTCGTCACGCCTTATGTTCTCGATGGCACGCGACGGCTATATTCCGGAAACCTTTGCGAAAATTGACCCCAAATACGGGGTGCCGAGAAACGCGATAATTTTCTGTACACTGATTTCCCTGAGCGGGCCTGTGCTTGGCAGGGAAGCGCTTGGCTGGTTTGTTGACATGTCGGCGATAGGTGCCTCAATCGGCTTTTTCTTCAGCAGCGCCTCAACGCTTGTAACACTGAAACGCGACAAAGACGGCACTGTGCTGCTCAAAGCGGCAGCCTTGCTTGGAATAGTCTTTTCCGCGATATTTGTAATTTTGCAGCTGATACCTATTCGCGGACTTAAAGGAGTCCATTTCGGGAAAGAAAGCTATATTATGCTGCTGATATGGATTGCACTTGGCGCGTGGTTTTATGTAAAAAGGGAAAAGAATATTACTGATATACGGTAATTTGTAATTTTGTCCGTATGATAAAGCAACAGCCGGTTTGTGTAGAACCGGCTGTTATTTTTGAAAATCTGTGTTGCGGACGAAGCGGGCGTTGCCGTTTTCGTCCGTGACGATGTCGTCCTGATGTTCGACAAGCGAGCAGTGAAGGACAATATTGTTGTTGTCGTTGTCCCTGTAGATTGAGATTATCGGAACAAAGCCTTTTTCTTTCATTTCGGACGGGATAATCCTGTTTATGTCCCTGCCGAAGAGCTGTTTCATTTCAAGTCCGAGAGGCAGGCTTCGGCAGTATTTCAGCCTTTGCCGTCCTGCAACCTGAAAACGCAGCGTTTTGTGCGTTTTAAGATTTTTTCTTACAGTTTTTCCTTTGCTGTTTTCAATTTTTTTTGGACGCAGTCTGCCTTTCTTTTTGAGCATGGCGTCTTTTTTCCTCAACATTGTTTTTCCTCCTTATAATTCACATGCGCACTTAGCCGTACAGCCGCATACGCGGCTTTAGCCGAACGCTCATACTTCGCTTAGCCGAACACTGACGCTTGGAAAAAGCTTCAAGTGCGCACCCGGAACTAAGCGCTGAGCATTTAACGCCAAGCACGTTTTTTGTTTCATATTTGTTTCTCATCGCGTAATCCCGCGATTTTAATACGCCTGCCGCGGCAGGCAAATCCCTGTTGTGACAGTGAACGGCGTTTTTGATTTGGAGCCCGGACGTCACCCGACGCCCGTTACCGAAGGTCTCCACTTCATTACCTTGCCGGTAGCCGGTTTGCCGCAACCCGATAGGAATCCGCACCACGTAATGCGTGAGAGATGATTTAACGAAATCTGTCTGCCGAGAAACGGCCGCAGATCAGACCTCGGCAGGTCTTACAGCCGTTTCAGAAAGATTTCGCCGGATTTGGCGCTGTGCGCCGATGTCAGTTATAAGCGTTAAGCTTGAAGCTATAAGCGTCAGAACCTTTAAGGGCGCACTTAGCACCTAGCACCTGGCACTTAGCACTTAGCATTTAGCACTTAGCACCTCGCATTTAGCTTGCAGCTTATACTCTTGCTTACGCTCGGTATTCCCTACGGTCATGTGCTTATAGCCTGCAGCGTATAGCCTATAGCGTATTTATCCCCTTCTCCTTCTCACCCCTCTACTATAATAAATACAAAAAACGGAAAATTTTACCGCCTCCGCAGACGCCGATGCTGCAAGGCTTTGCGATTTTAAGCCGCTGTTTGCAAGGCTTTGTGGCATATTGACGGTGGGTTTTTTCCTGCTATTATATACATGCGCCCGGCGAAGGCACCCCAGCCGCAAATATACCGGACGCGAAACTCTAAGCACCACCGGCGCCCTCAGAGGCGGCAGTTGCGCAAAGCATTTTTCGGGAACGAAACGGCAGATGTCCTGAAGGCGGCTTTGCGTGATCACGTAAAATCGGGCGGTGGCAGCACCAAACTTCGACTAAGTGCGAAAGCAGAGTACAACTGAACATTCCGGATTTGTTCCGGCTGTGTTTGTTGTACTCTTTTTTTATTTTAAGGAAGGATTTTAAAAACGCGCCGGAAAAAATATTTTAGGATACGGCAAAATCGCTGTTTGCAATGGTTTGCAAAATCCTGTATTCGCGAAGCATTGCAATTGCCGGCTTTTTTGATGAGTGAATTTACGCCCCCGATTGTATTTATGTAAGTGTAAGGGGGAAGAGAAAACTGTACGCTATAAGCTGCAAGCTATAAGCTATAAGCAAAAAACAAAAAGCTAAAAGCCTTAAAGGTTTTGCGGCATATAGCCTATAGCTTACAGCTCGAGTGAACGAAGTGAACGAAAGTGAGGTGAAACGAAATGGCACAGTTTGAAAACGAGAGCATGTCGATGAAATTTTCGCTTACAGTTGACGATGCCAAGAAAACGGTATCTGTAAGTAAGATTTCGCCGACTGCGACGGCAAACACGCTCAGCACAGTTGCGGGCAGCTTCAAACCGCTGTTTGTCAGCGAGCCGAGTGCCGTCAAACGCAACAGCGTGGATCTGATAGAAGATTAGCGCTTACGCGCTCATCTTCTATCAGGAGCGACGAACGAAGAACCAAATTCCCGTCTTCCTGCGAAGCCCAAAGGGCTTGCGCAGGATCCAGTGACGTTACGGGCGAAGCCCGTTAGAAATAAGCCCCTGCGGGGCAAAGACATACCCATACTGGGCACAGGCTGGATTCTCGCTACGGCTGTCGCCGTCCGCAGAAAGACTAATAAAAAGGTTCTAACGCTTAACGCTTCAAGCTTAACGCTTACAGCTCGAGTGAACGAAGTGAACGAAAGAGAGGTGAGAACTTATGAAAAACGCAATAACGACTACGAGAAAGCTCAAAATGAAATTTCTCAAGAATGATGGAACGGAACACAACATAATCCTGAACTACGTCAAGGACGGACTCAAAGAAGGTTCGGGCGCACAGCTTGTAAAAACGGCGATGGACGAAGTTGTGTCACAGCAGCCGATAACCGGAGGCATAGCCTCCGCAAACGGCGCGGAGGTTGTTGAAACCGTCACGACGGACGTGGAAATGTAGACGTAGGATAGAAAGGGCAATGACTATAAGAAGCAATTACGACAAAAAACAATGACAAGAAAGAACAATGACAAGAAAAAACAATGTCAAAAGTAATTGCATTTCTTGGTAATTGCCCCTTTTAGTAATTGGGTTTTTTGGTAATTGTCCCTTTTAGTAATTGGTTCTTTGTGTAATTGGTTTTCTTGGTAATTACCCCTTTGGTAAGGTTTTACGGGCGAAGCGAGTGTATATCATTCCCGTATGGCGGAAGGCCTGCGGTTGAGACGGCGCAGCGTTTCTGCGCAGAAAGAGGATTGTTTTGAAGAAGAAAAAGATTTTTGACGTTATCGAAACGGCGGACAATTTTGAGGAAGACGCAGCGTTTTCCGATGAGGATTGCGGCGGACGGGACGTTCCCGATTTTGAAGAACAGAGGCACGATATTGATTTTTACGGCAGAAAGCCTGTTTCGGACGGGGAATTTGCCCTTATGTCCGACGGGGAAAAGCGTGAGGAGCTTGTTGTCAGGTTCAGGCCGCTGTGTATTAAAACGGCGAAAACGTACGCCTACGGCGGGGTGAATTTTGAAGACCTGTTTATTGACGCAGCGATTCTGATTCTTGAGGTAATCGACCGCTGGAGCGTTGACGATCCCGACATCGCCTATCACATTGCAAGCAGAGTGAGATCCGGTGTTTCGCGGGCAGGAAAAAAGGAGAGGGACGTATGCGGTTCCTTCCTGCCGTTTGAAGAAAAATGCGACGGCGAAATCGTTGACGGGGAAGAAATTGCAGACGGAGTGCTGATGACGCAGCGGATATGCGGCGATATGGAGCGGTATCTTGACGGCGGCGAGCTTGAAACGGCAAAACTGTATTTTGACTGTCCGGATATTTCACAGCAAGAGGCCGCAGAGCTGCTCGGCGTTTCACAGCAGACGGTGAGCAGACGGATTGGTGCCGCAAGACGGAGGCTTGAGCCGCTCAGAGCGGAATACGCGGCAAAGACAGGGAAGAAAAAGAAGAATTTTATTGCTGCTTATCAGGCAGAAAGAAGAGGGAGGTAATGCCGGTGACGGTTAAATTTGTTCACGTTGACACTCATATACCAAAGGAGCTGCACAGGGCGTTCCGCAGGGCGCTCGGCTTCAGAGGCGCCACGGCAAAGGACGTTCTCGGGGAACTTATTGAAGAGTACGTCAACAAAACGGCAAGAGAGTGCGCAAGGTTTTAGAATAAACGGTGAGTGAGCCTGTAAATGTTGTTCGCCGCCGATGGCTGTTAAAAAGTTCTTGGACAGCAGATGCCCCGCTTTTGCGGGGCATCTTTTGCAGCAAAATTTTCGTAGAAAAGAATTACTGCCTGTATAGTGAATTTTTACTGCCGGCGGTGTTGAGCAGGGTTATAAATATTGACCAGTAGAAAACTAAAGAGGTGCGGTCTGTGAGATATTCATTTTCAACTAAACTTGAAGCAAGTAAACCCGCTGTGATTATGACACTTGTAAAAGGAATACACAACAGAGCGCGTGTTTTGTAAATTTGTGATACTGCGAATGCGGATATCACAATCCAAATTGTGTACAGTAATAAAGCCGCAGGTATTCCTGCCTCAAAAGCCGCTTGAAGAAAAGTATTATGCGCGTGTCCGTGCTGTGTTGAGCAATGGTTCTTAAAAACCTCGCGTCCGTAGCCAAACAAAGGCTTTTGTTTTATTGCTGTTATCGCATCTATCCAAATATGGTACCTATGGTTTGACACGTGTTCAATGTCAAAGCTTTTGCCGGTTTCGTTGCGCAACTGGTTAAACTCTCTGTTAAGCATAGTCTGTAATGACGGACTGTAACGTGCAGCAACAAAAACTCCAAAAGCGGAGAGCAACAGCGCCGCGGCAAAAAGCGCAAATATTTTGACGAATTTTTTTCTGTCTGAAATTAGCAAAATTATGAAAAGGGCGGCAATCTCTGCCGCAAAAGCAAGCCTGTAAGTCGTAACTCCTGCGAGCATCGTGAATATTAAAGTTGTCAATAGCATTGCAAAACAGAAAAGACGCATAAACAAATTCTTTACTGTTAGAAGTATGTGTATGTACCAAACGGAAAATCCTGACATTAAACAACCGAATATGTACGGACTGTGAATTATTGGCCAGTCTATATAACCATTGCCGAGATTGTAATTAAACTTTATTTTAAAGCAGTATGCAAGCGCGATCAGGGAATAAAGAAAGCACGCCGTGATTGAAAAATTTTTGAGGTTGCGGACAAAAAAGTCGTCCTTGGCAAAAAGCAGCGTCGCG
Protein-coding regions in this window:
- a CDS encoding winged helix-turn-helix transcriptional regulator, coding for ERKVFNMAGSLTRKQFDILEILEKEKRALTQRELEEKTGFSLGTVNKLVKEMTEAGWINENGITAQGLTQLEPYRAKRIIFVAAGFGERLVPITFNTPKPLVRVHGIRLLDRLIDAALKAGIEEIYIVRGYLAEQFDQLLYKYPMVKFLENPIYNEANYISSVLVARYLLSNAYVSESDLLVHNPEIIKKYNYCSNFLGFKVDRSDDWCFDVKNGIITEEKMGGTDCYQMVGISYWDEADGKKLAGHVKEAFEQPGGKELAWEFVPMRVFKKEYQVELRECKASDIQEIDTFRELKAVDKTYDI
- a CDS encoding APC family permease, whose product is MEKNAELRKHLSPMHVWAIAFGCIIGWGSFINPGKKFLPNSGVAGTAIAMILGALVMVILSFSYAYMVPKYPKAGGEYTFAKMCFGKLAAYVCGWFLVAAYLTNVPMNSTAIGLIVDGLDGSADILKFGFHYTIAGFSVYMGEMLFAMAILIFFGYMNVLGVKKAGFIQSILSSLLAVSVFFLVIAALVSSKAKGINMVPIWGFDKAAAMSANATMANINEFAHTGTRGILSAILATFAIAPWAYVGFETIPQAAEEFNFPFKKVIFIMIIAIAFGCFVYTANNTVAAAVLQNWPERVMAGEWVLLIAGEELLGSFGKVLIGVAVSCAVLSGIMGFYLASSRLMFSMARDGYIPETFAKIDPKYGVPRNAIIFCTLISLSGPVLGREALGWFVDMSAIGASIGFFFSSASTLVTLKRDKDGTVLLKAAALLGIVFSAIFVILQLIPIRGLKGVHFGKESYIMLLIWIALGAWFYVKREKNITDIR
- a CDS encoding DUF2922 domain-containing protein, with the protein product MKNAITTTRKLKMKFLKNDGTEHNIILNYVKDGLKEGSGAQLVKTAMDEVVSQQPITGGIASANGAEVVETVTTDVEM
- a CDS encoding sigma-70 family RNA polymerase sigma factor, with product MKKKKIFDVIETADNFEEDAAFSDEDCGGRDVPDFEEQRHDIDFYGRKPVSDGEFALMSDGEKREELVVRFRPLCIKTAKTYAYGGVNFEDLFIDAAILILEVIDRWSVDDPDIAYHIASRVRSGVSRAGKKERDVCGSFLPFEEKCDGEIVDGEEIADGVLMTQRICGDMERYLDGGELETAKLYFDCPDISQQEAAELLGVSQQTVSRRIGAARRRLEPLRAEYAAKTGKKKKNFIAAYQAERRGR
- a CDS encoding O-antigen ligase family protein, with translation MFERLFGDKFSRFRLGQIIFAAAVSFGLFAGDIIRIVLGVLALFCLTKENFKFNWTRGQKITGCILALFCAWMIVIPVIFGENPLPVRLRDAVRPVELTLWICATLLFAKDDFFVRNLKNFSITACFLYSLIALAYCFKIKFNYNLGNGYIDWPIIHSPYIFGCLMSGFSVWYIHILLTVKNLFMRLFCFAMLLTTLIFTMLAGVTTYRLAFAAEIAALFIILLISDRKKFVKIFALFAAALLLSAFGVFVAARYSPSLQTMLNREFNQLRNETGKSFDIEHVSNHRYHIWIDAITAIKQKPLFGYGREVFKNHCSTQHGHAHNTFLQAAFEAGIPAALLLYTIWIVISAFAVSQIYKTRALLCIPFTSVIITAGLLASSLVENEYLTDRTSLVFYWSIFITLLNTAGSKNSLYRQ